ttttaatgctttaaataCATCAGGTGATGATGCATGTCATTGTGcagaataatacattttattcacatattCACTAAATCTGCTTCtaaacacaaacaggcacagCCTGATGTTTACTCTTACTCCACATGTCTCTGAAGGGGAGCTGAAGACGCCGAGTGTTTCCATCCCTAAAGGCACCATCATTGCCGTATTTTACACTTTCACAGTCTacgtcctcctcttcatcttgaTCAGCGCCACctgtgacaggtctgaaatGTTGTCTGATGTTAATACGTAAAGAAAgatcaataatcaaataaaCAGCTGAGGTCAGGACGCAAATTGGcggtcatttgtttttgttttcttctgtagGACCCTGTTGATTCAGGATTATGGGTTCCTGCAGAAAATAAGCATCTGGTCGCCGCTCGTCACCATTGGGATATACTGCGCCTCTCTGTCAGCTGCAATGTGCGCTATGATCGGGGCGTCCCGTATCCTCCATGCTCTTGCTCTGGATCACCTCTTTGGTGAGGCTTCTTTACTTATCATGCCGGTGCCTTGCTTGCGTACCGAGTCGTTTTCTaagaaacttttattttcttcacagGTTTGCCGTTAGCCCCAGCTGCCATCACATCGAGCTCTGGGAACCCGTGGGTGTCAGTGCTGTACACCTGGTTTCTGGCTCAGGTGAGCGGAGCTTCTGCGCTGTGCAGTCAAGTTACAGTCGGTGTCCTAAGTTGATGAGTTTgcggtttgtttgtgtttcagtgtgtagtGTTTGCAGGCCAGCTCAATGCTGTAGCAGGTTTGGTGACTGTGTTCTACTTGCTTGCCTATGCTGCTGTTGACCTGGCCTGTTTGGCTCTGGAGTGGGCGTCGGCACCCAACTTCAGGTAATATAGATCAATTACTATTAAAGGCCAAAATAAGAGAGCCTGTAATTGAATCCAACACTGAATAAATAGAACAAAACTGCAAACAGTAAGCGCTGAAATGCCTGTCACTTACTCACAGTAGCATCATTTTTAGAGCTAGTGCTCAGCATCATCGCTAACCTTATCAGCCTCAACTGGATGTTAAACTGTCATGTGTTGTGTGGGGCAGTAAAAGTAATATTTATtgcctctctctgcttctgGTTCTCATGTGTCGGGCGGCCTCTGTTTTTTGTCTCCGTGTTTAACAGACCCACCTTCCAGCTCTTCTCCTGGCACACCTGCCTGCTGGGGATCCTGAGCTGCTTAGTGATGATGTTCGTCATTAACCCCGTGTACTCCTCGGGCAGCATCGTCCtcctgttactgctgctgcttttcctccacTACAGATCGCCCACCAGCAGCTGGGGCTACATCAGCCAGGCTCTCATTTTCCATCAGGTACCTGGACTCCTGCGGAGACCCGCGCACTAAATCAGACACGTGCTGCAGTTTGTCAACAGTGCTGCCTTCCTTTTTTGGTTTAGGTGCGCAAGTATCTGTTGATGCTGGATGTGAGGAAAGACCATGTGAAGTTCTGGAGGCCACAGGTCTTGTTAATGGTGGCCAACCCTCGCTCTTCCTGTCAGCTCATCCTGTTTGTCAACCAGCTGAAGAAGGGGGGGCTGTTTGTGTTGGGCCACGTGCAGCTGGGAGATCTGGGTAATTCTCTGTGGATGGTCTGTGGTGGCCATCTGCAGTTAACAGTATCAAATTATTCTTATCTTTGAATTATTTtcctctgtgcccccccccgCCATATGAACTCTCTTCCAAGTCCACTGGCACCACCATGGGAGGCTAACTCATGTGCTTTCACTTACCATCTGCTGCTATTCTTGCATtattaataaaagaataagtTTTCTGAGTAGCACTGTGGCACCAGCCCAAGGACTTGCTCCTTGTTACATTTGCGAAATAGAAACCTATTCTTTCAGTGCACTATAACAAAGTATATTGTGTGACAAAACTCAGAAAGCAACTTTCTGACATATTCCTCCTTTGACTCTTTCACTCAGTTTGTCTCTCTGCCCCCTGGTGATCATTAGAAAACATGACAGTGTCTGCTAACATTGAAATGAGATACTTGCAGTATGTTTACTGATGTACCTgtactttacattttcattttatgttattataatatataattctATTCTGCTAcagttcagagggaaatattataCACTTTGCttcactgcatttgtttttacagctgtagttacttGTTACTTTGCTGTTTAAGAGTGTatatatgtttaaaaataccaaattcaacacattgtttaaaatcaaatcagtgttttttggCTATGGACCTCTTATAAAGAGTTCAAATGATCCAGAGTCTTTAggaaagtagtaaaaaaaaaaatgaatacaaatttgTGCACCAGAATGAAGCTTCTTAAGCTCTCTTACTTTCTTACCCCATGAAACATCTCAAGATCACCCTGATTTATCTTGTTGGCAACGACTGAACCAAAGTAACTGAATATAAAGTAGTAACTGattcaaaataatataaaaggGGTAATTTTACTGGAAAATGAATAGTTTAATACTGAGTACATTTAGGTGATTATGTTCTTTTACTTAGGTAGGATTTTAAATGCCAGACTTTTACTTgtgatggagtatttttacattgtgttaCTTAAGTGAAGGACCTGAATACGTCCTCCGCCACTGTTTGCTTGTCTCCTTTCTGCAGTTCTGCCCATGATGTGTTTCAGTGGGATTGCATCAATGAAATTAATTCCTGTATTTTATTACTACTTGTATCACCGGTATTCAGATCTATGtagtaaatacatttctgtctttcctgtGTTTTAGACACCCTGCCGTCAGACCCAGTCCAGCAGCAGTACAACTTCTGGTTGAGCCTAGTTGATAAACTTGATGTGAAGGCTTTTGTGGACCTGACGCTGTCTCCCTCCGTCAGACAGGGAACACAGCATCTGCTGCGCATCACAGGCCTAGGTAAGCTCTGATTTCTGTTATCCCTGccatgcacacatgcagcacagctTATGATGCTGCTTTATCCGTACTGTATCTGCAcgcttttctgtctctctccataaGGTGGCATGAAGCCCAACACATTGGTTTTGGGTTTCTATGACAGCTGCACCCCTGAGGATTTCTTTCTACAAGATACCGCATTCTGTGACTCCTCAATGGGACAAGGCAGCGAGGGCGATTATAATTTTGGGGTTGACTTGCCTTCGTTACAGGCTCATTTCCCCCCAGTGCGACATGTAGAGAGCCCACGCTGGTTATCACCAGAGGAGTATGTAGGCATCATTTCTGATGCCATTAAAATGAGCAAGAACGTGTGCCTTGCCCGCTATTTCTTCCAGCTGGAGGGAGAGGGTAAAGACAGCAAGGTGGACGGGTCAGAGCGGACCATAGATCTGTGGCCTCTCAACCTGCTCCAGCCAGGCAGCCGGGATTATGAGGACGTGTGCAGCCTCTTTCTGCTTCAGATGGCCTGTGTGCTCAACATGTCCAACAAATGGCGCCATGCAAGAATGAGAATCTTCCTGAACGTGGAGACCGAGTCCAGTGACCAGGGCTGGGTGGTAAACGAAGAGACATTTCGAGAGCTGCTGAAGAAGCTGAGGATCAGAGCGTCGATAAAGATCGTGCCGTGGGACTCTGTGGTGCAGCACCACGTTCAGCCAGACGGGGAACCAGCACGAGCTCTGTCCGAAGACTTCTTGACCGCAGTGAACTGTATGCTGATGGAACACAGCTCACAAGCTGCTGTGCGCTTCCTGTATTTACCTCGACCTCCTGCTCATCACAGCCACTCCCAGCAGTACTTGGCTCAGTTGGAAGCAGTGACCAATAGTTTAGGGCCAACGCTCCTGATTCACGGTGTCACCCCGGTCACATACACTGATCTGTAAGCTTGTGCAATCATGGCTTTTGTTCGTATTGTGTCATTTGATAATGTACATGCAGCAACGTCTCATTTTAGTGAAAGTACAAACTCTGCTTACATGTAAAATTAACACATTATGGAATGACAAGAGGATGCTAAGGGACAGTATTTAGCACCAGTTACTATATTTGCACctaatgcagctttttttgttgttttagtgaAGCTTAGAAAAGAACCACAGTtgagcacatttttaaaatacaccTCTTGTGGTTTTTGCATTCAAATAGGATGTTTTCCTATTTTCATATACTTGAACTGGCTCAGTGTTTGAGCCAAGAGATTAGGGAATACGAACGTCTAACAAATTATGTTGATATAACCTTGTGTTTGCATTAGCTTTAGGTCTGTCTTTTAACataagacagaaataaaatgtgtcaaagaCTCAAAACAAAACCGCTATTTGTTTTGAGCAATACGGGTTGTGTAGGACATTGAATATAGAAATGTTTATATATCAATTCAAGGATTGTGAATTTGATGTGTTGACTAAAGATGACCACGATATAAACTTATTTTCCTAGTTCCGTTGGTATTGTGTTAATgcataatatttgttttttaaactcctgtatttttgctgtttgctttttccTAATTTCTCACATATTTGCTGGTTGTTGGACCAAGTGATCCAAAGACTTTCTGTTCCTGAGCTGAAATGAGTTCAGATTTTTTCTTCCATGCACTTCAGCAAACCTGTTTTCTTCAGCAGTCTTCAACAAAGGAAGCTGGTTTATATGTCTTACCTCAAAATAATGAACAGCATATGTTACTGTTAATATGTTGCTATATTTGttaactttaaaaatatattagatTTCTACGTTTCATGATACAGTCTGTTAAAAATGCACCAAAAGGGAATTATATTGATGGATACTTTGGAGATCCATCCTAATCCAGTCTTAGTCAGGACCAGGACCAACAATACAACAAAGTCAAGAGTGAAACCAAAGCAAGttgtcacatttttacacaacaaTTCACTTACCAAAATTAcgaaatacagaataaaatgttACTGCATTCTTGTCACGTTTTCCTTTAGCCATTTGCATGAGTTGTGGTTAATGGTCAATGAGAACACCTTAAAAGGACTGACTCTTGTATACTAAAGATCTGTTGTAGATGTGCATTTTCAATTGCTGCTTGTCACAAGAGATAATACTGTATAAGTCAAATGTACTGTCTTGTTATCTTTTAAGCTGTAATGCAAAATCCTAACagaaaacatatatttaaaagatTGCTTGAATGCAATACAAAGAGAGAGTGTATCTGTACATCTGTCAAAAGTAATCATTTCAATATGAATAGAAACAATACAGACAAACTCTACTCTGCTGCCCTGAAGATGTGTAAGGCTGTTCAACATGTTTGGCccatagataaataaaaactcacgtaaattataatatttaagaatgaataaatgtacaTATAACAGTATTTACATGTACAGTGTAGTCTGTGTATTCTAGCAACCTTTCAATGatattacatacattttatatatgtGAGAAGTGGACCTACAGTGAAGATAAACCATTATAATGCTCATATTCAGCTGCAAAAGTCAATATTCACGTCAGGAATCTTCATCCATTTAATGATCTTCATCTTCTGTGCAGATGCAGTCACATGACTACTCCTCCTTTTCACCGAGCTTCTGCTTTTCCCTGCACACTCTTCTTGGATATTCGCTGATTCTTGTGAGGCTTTGTAGCTTTGTGATGAGGACTGATGACATACGAATCCAGTCAGGCAGGAGTATTGTGAGGGCCATATTCTgttggaaagagaggaagagatg
This window of the Pempheris klunzingeri isolate RE-2024b chromosome 14, fPemKlu1.hap1, whole genome shotgun sequence genome carries:
- the slc12a9 gene encoding solute carrier family 12 member 9 codes for the protein MPNERTPLITSGVCGLAVTAAACGAGSDATPDSGSGTPSKDPRKLNTFFGVMVPTILSMFSIVLFLRSGFVVGHAGLLQGLLMVIVAYTIISLTILSICAISTNGAIQGGGAYYMISRSLGPEFGGSIGLMFFLAKVCACGEYVLGLVEAILDIFGSDPESSVSEGVRVLPQSYWYTVLYSSVVLLLCLLVCLVGAHIYSRTAFVILLVVTVSLLSIFISSVAVKPRDFVITHRAPGNQTLRYNASYTGFNATTLRNNLGSGYSLDYSTNSVMSFATVFAVMFTSCTGIMAGANMSGELKTPSVSIPKGTIIAVFYTFTVYVLLFILISATCDRTLLIQDYGFLQKISIWSPLVTIGIYCASLSAAMCAMIGASRILHALALDHLFGLPLAPAAITSSSGNPWVSVLYTWFLAQCVVFAGQLNAVAGLVTVFYLLAYAAVDLACLALEWASAPNFRPTFQLFSWHTCLLGILSCLVMMFVINPVYSSGSIVLLLLLLLFLHYRSPTSSWGYISQALIFHQVRKYLLMLDVRKDHVKFWRPQVLLMVANPRSSCQLILFVNQLKKGGLFVLGHVQLGDLDTLPSDPVQQQYNFWLSLVDKLDVKAFVDLTLSPSVRQGTQHLLRITGLGGMKPNTLVLGFYDSCTPEDFFLQDTAFCDSSMGQGSEGDYNFGVDLPSLQAHFPPVRHVESPRWLSPEEYVGIISDAIKMSKNVCLARYFFQLEGEGKDSKVDGSERTIDLWPLNLLQPGSRDYEDVCSLFLLQMACVLNMSNKWRHARMRIFLNVETESSDQGWVVNEETFRELLKKLRIRASIKIVPWDSVVQHHVQPDGEPARALSEDFLTAVNCMLMEHSSQAAVRFLYLPRPPAHHSHSQQYLAQLEAVTNSLGPTLLIHGVTPVTYTDL